The following proteins come from a genomic window of Gynuella sunshinyii YC6258:
- the rnd gene encoding ribonuclease D, which translates to MSDQYVWVDSDTQFAECCEYWNLLPFISIDTEFIRTKTFYPKLGLLQVADDRNSYLIDPLQITDFLPFQKVLENPAVVKVLHACSEDAEIFHCCFNARARSVFDTQIAASFLGQGMSIGYANLVKYELGVDLPKDETRSDWLQRPLTDNQKNYAAMDVAYLHQIFRIQEVALLEQGRFDWVLEDSDRIVESSLPQDPERYYLKIRQAWQLRGTRLCFLKMLASWRERLVQAKDIPRTRLVRDAVLYELAVAKPHSLNQLNRIHGLYPGLIRRYGQTILDMARKAEQVPRSEYPELIAAPLKIEEGLMLKKVREFVAELAVQLELPVELLARRKQLEAIVSSGTYTGEFQLTDAFTGWRYDIIGKHILNILTIEWNATNSTE; encoded by the coding sequence ATGTCTGATCAATATGTTTGGGTGGATAGTGACACGCAATTCGCAGAGTGCTGTGAATACTGGAATTTATTGCCGTTTATTTCCATCGACACAGAGTTTATTCGCACCAAAACGTTTTACCCCAAGCTGGGGTTGTTACAAGTCGCCGATGATCGTAACAGCTATCTGATAGACCCGTTGCAGATCACTGATTTTCTACCGTTTCAAAAAGTGCTTGAAAATCCGGCGGTGGTAAAGGTTTTACATGCCTGTTCTGAAGATGCGGAGATTTTTCACTGCTGTTTCAATGCCAGAGCACGTTCCGTATTTGATACCCAGATCGCTGCTTCCTTTCTAGGGCAGGGAATGTCTATCGGTTACGCCAATCTGGTGAAGTACGAATTGGGAGTTGATCTGCCGAAGGATGAAACCCGGTCTGACTGGCTGCAACGACCATTAACGGATAATCAGAAAAACTATGCGGCCATGGATGTTGCCTATCTGCATCAGATTTTCCGGATACAGGAAGTCGCGTTACTGGAACAAGGCAGGTTTGACTGGGTATTGGAAGATTCAGATCGGATCGTGGAATCGAGTCTGCCGCAGGATCCTGAGAGATATTACCTGAAGATACGACAGGCCTGGCAGTTGCGGGGAACCAGACTGTGCTTTCTGAAAATGCTGGCGAGCTGGCGTGAACGCCTGGTGCAGGCCAAAGATATTCCCAGAACTCGTCTGGTTCGTGATGCTGTGTTATACGAATTGGCTGTGGCCAAGCCGCACAGCTTGAATCAGTTGAATCGAATTCATGGTTTATATCCGGGACTTATCCGGCGTTATGGGCAGACGATTCTGGATATGGCCAGAAAAGCCGAGCAGGTCCCGCGTTCCGAATACCCCGAGCTGATTGCTGCACCCCTGAAGATTGAAGAAGGCCTGATGCTTAAAAAGGTACGTGAGTTTGTTGCCGAACTGGCTGTTCAATTGGAGTTGCCGGTGGAGCTGCTGGCGCGGAGAAAACAATTGGAGGCCATTGTCAGCAGCGGTACCTATACTGGCGAGTTCCAGTTGACGGATGCGTTTACCGGTTGGCGATATGACATTATCGGAAAACACATTCTTAATATACTGACCATCGAGTGGAACGCCACTAACAGCACGGAATAA